Genomic window (Pseudomonadota bacterium):
AAACACACCCCTAACACCACTCGCATGAAGGTTGTTTATCCAACTGAGAATGTCGACGAAAGACAAATCTATCACGCAAGAAGCGCAGGGTTCTTTCAGATGGATGAAATGCCCTCCATTAAACCCTGTTTGGTTCACCTGAGCGGCCTTAGCGACCAGGAATTTACCCTGGAATTTATGAAGGAACTGAAAAACAAAGGATTCCGACTATCAATTGATATACAAGCTTTTTTATGGAAGGTAGATGATGCAACACATGTAATTCATTTTAAAGACCTGCCGGATAAAAAAGAGATACTGCATATGGTCGAAGCTGTAAAATTGGATATTTCCGAGGCAAAAGCATTTACCGGAACAGACGATCTTGAAAAAGCAGCAGCAATGATTGACAATTGGGGATGCTCTGAAATTATTATAACATCATCGGACGGGGTATTTGCATACAAAGAGGGTAAAAGTTATTTTGAACGATTCTCGAATAGAAGTGTTAAGGGAAGAACCGGACGCGGAGATACAACAATGGGGGCATATCTTGCAAGAAGGATAGATCACACCGTTGAAGATTCCCTGAAATTTGCCGCAGCCCTTGTATCGATTAAGATGGAATCTGAGGGTCCTTTTATGGGCACCCTTGAAGACGTATTGGCAAGAATGGAGGCAAATCGGCTGTTTGTTAATTGCAAGCCCTGATTTGTCAAGTCAGCGTTTGAGTGCTTGATTAGCATCCGACACTGATTTTGCTTTGTTCTAACGGCTTTTTACAGACGGAGATGGAAGCCCCTTTCTCTGACTTAAACCGGCAGGTTCGGATACTGCTTAAGTTAAATTATAATCATCCA
Coding sequences:
- a CDS encoding PfkB family carbohydrate kinase, which produces MRDKETLRIAMKSYDIVFVGHVVVCKFVHFERNPFIRVEGASTHGAAAASCCNKNIAVVTRMSEEYVHFIEPLRDMGIDVYVKHTPNTTRMKVVYPTENVDERQIYHARSAGFFQMDEMPSIKPCLVHLSGLSDQEFTLEFMKELKNKGFRLSIDIQAFLWKVDDATHVIHFKDLPDKKEILHMVEAVKLDISEAKAFTGTDDLEKAAAMIDNWGCSEIIITSSDGVFAYKEGKSYFERFSNRSVKGRTGRGDTTMGAYLARRIDHTVEDSLKFAAALVSIKMESEGPFMGTLEDVLARMEANRLFVNCKP